A stretch of DNA from Salvelinus sp. IW2-2015 linkage group LG20, ASM291031v2, whole genome shotgun sequence:
tctctctgtgtgtcagccCTGTGGGTTGTGGTGATCCGGTTTCAGCAGGTCAGGGACTATGGTCAGAACAGCAAGGTGAACATTGCCAGTATCGTACTGGGCTTCATCTCCTGTGTGGGCATCTCCCTCATCGGAAACTTCCAGGTATCGTTTAGAATCTCGCTTCAGTGTAAACTATTGTGATTAAGGGCAGTTATCGCAATACTATTATATTATGTTTGTATTATTGTGATACAAgtcctattataaactgggtggttcgagccctgaatgctaattggctgacagccgtggtatatcagaccgtgtaccacaggtatgacaaaacatacacttttactgctctaattacgttggtaaccagtttataatagcaataaggcacctcggtggtttgtggtatatggccaatataccacggctaaatgCTAtgtcatgcttaagaacagcccttagtcgtggtatattggccatataccacacctcctcgggccttattgcttaaatatcctCCGCCCCTCGCATGTACACATAGCAAGTTGACATATTGTTAAACCTTGACAATTGCTGACAATATCTCCTTCGTTCCAtcttctctcccatccctccctccctctcttcatccctctccttcAGCAATCTGTAGTGATAGGGATCCACTTGTTGGGAGCGTTTTTGACCTTCTTGGTGGGCCTGGCCTACTTCTGGCTGCAGGTGTGGCTCTGCTACAAAGCCCACCCCTTTAAAGACCGCCACTGGGTTGGACCTCTRCGAGCTACCTTCTGTAGCATCTGCAGCGTCCTGGTCATCACCAGTATCCTTACAGACCATACCGCTGGTGGCGCTCGCCGTTCTCAGAGAATGTCTCTTCATGTAGGAAGATTAAACACATCTATTACTCACTGTTGATGCATGCTTAACAGTGTTTATGCAAAATATAGCAACTTGAATACAAGTGAGAATATGACACATAAACAATGGACTGTAGTATATATTCCCTGACCAGAATGGCAGTACAGTGGTACACTACACTTAGCTGGGAATGAGACAGTATACAAACTGTATAGTTTCGACATTGACAGGTCATCTGCTTGTGTTGTTGCTCCTTGCCTGGCTTTTCCCTCCCCAGTGGTTATACTTCATACTACCAGCTACAAATCTGGAGCGGCCGTTTGTGAGTGGGCCTTGGTCATGTCCTTCTTTGTCCTTTTTGGCCTCTTTGGGTCCGAGTTCCGTCACATCGACTTCCACCAGCTCACCGTGCAGAAACAaggtctgaagacacagagcacCAACGGAGTGGTCAGAATGAATTATGTTTCATAGTACAGCCAACGAGACCGTGACAATGACCATGCATTGATACACTGTTCATCGCTTAgcatctaaaaacacacacacacacacacacacgctgggttattttgacccagctaGTTGGTTTGCGTGAAtacccaaacatgggttaatttaaccatcatTAGTTGTTTTTTTACCATCAGTTGGGTTGACCCAGCAGCTGGgtctttttttaatgtaatccatAGGTTATTTTCATGAGGCGTGGCCTATTAGGGGCATGgctttcaaatatatatttttttggccACCTGTAAGAGTAAAGGTCATTCCTGTTAATCATGTTAAGTTTTTACACTGCAAATTTcaaatttatttgaatatttttgtACATTACATATTTGAATATAACATTCATAACATTATTATTTACATATCCCAACATTGCGATATCCCATATTTGGGGATATGTATTAGCATAAGCTCACATACTTGTATAAGCCTCATTAAAGCTTCAACAGTGTCAGTGTTTAACCGTAACATGTgataacaatacaacagaacacatGAACCAGACTGACATTTAcgctcacgggtggccaaaaataactatctgaaagccacgcccctacaAAGCCATGACTCCAGTCTTCTGAGCTGACCCgctgggtcatatctcaataacccagcatcaataaccaagcagttttttaaagaaaacaacccaactaagtggcccaatgcctgcaacccagcagttgggtcaaacaacccagcattttgTTTTACACGCACAAACAACTTTTGtattactgttatttatttacttattgaATATTATGTTATGAAAGTATTGAAAAAATGCATAaagttatataaaaaaatgtttttcacaattctaaTTGTCTTGTACTGTTATTCAGTCAAACGGATCTAAGATTTTCTCCCctttggttttatttttgtaccAACAGATATTATTTCAATGGCACATCAAGACATGAACACTGGaaacatatctacagtatttatCTAGAGGAAGATGAATTAACTGATTATTGCCATGGAAATTGAAATCAACTTTAATGTGATTTGATACTtcaacaaagttttttttaaaagtCATGTGTCTGAGGGTTTACGTAACTGTAAGTGTTTTTATTTGACTAATGTTTAATAAAATGTAACTTTAAACATACTGTACAGAGAGTATCGAGCCTTCCATCAGTGTctgtcatgtaaaaaaaaaagtgttctctGTGCAAACACATGTAATTTAATGTAAATGTTGCATAAATTAATGTTGCATTGTAAAACAgcagataatttttttttacaaacatttaaACAATCAATGTTTTTGCATCAAAGGTCCATATTGTTGATATATATTGTACCAAATCTGTTTTCAGTGCTATTAGTGTTTTTGATTAAATAGGCATATAGCACTGTGTGTCCAAGCCTTTGCTCTAGGTGAGTGCTGTGTGCAGGGGGTGGCTGTCATCAGCTGGTCTGCCCTTCATTTTCTTCAGAACTACCCTCTCACACAAACAACCAGAGATGTATTCAGAGAGGTAAAKGCATTaagaacattgcagatagaaatacaaTTTATAGACGTGGCATGACACCTAATTCTATGTGACATATAAGGATAGCTGTTCTACGTAACGCATTTATATCTGAATGTTTTTTAACGTTGCACCCTCCTGAACACACCCGGTACTCCGCGGTTGCACCGGCACAGACAGATTGGCTGCCCGCCAAGGAGAATGCTGCAGTTTCTTCAGGCTCTGTTTCGTCAGTCCGTTTAGCCAGGCTATCGAGCTGAAGGTGAAGACTGACTGTTTCACATTGAATTAGAAAGACAGCATGCTACATGATGTCTCAGTCAACCCTGAGCGTTATTGCAGAAAATACAGGTCAAGATTTGTTTCGCGGTAAGTAGTCTACAGCATCTATTCACCTAGAGCCTATATATTTGTTTCTGTTGAAAGGGGAGAATATGTCCTCAATGTTTCGACTGCAGCAGTGGTGGATGCTATGTTTCGTCCCTCTACCTGTTCGTCACATGGTATTGCTTTCACTACATGATGTCTCAGTCAACCCTGAGCGTTATTGCAGAAAATACAGGTCAAGATTTGTTTCGCGGTAAGTAGTCTACAGCATCTATTCACCTAGAGCCTATATATTTGTTCGACTGCAGCAGTGGTGGATGCTATGTTTCGTCCCTCTACCTGTTCGTCACGTGGTATTGCTTTCACTGTTACAGGAATATCTGTGTGAGGGTGATGCAGAGGCGCTGTACTGCACTAAGTCAATTCTACCACATGGTGGCACCATTAAGCCTATACTCACTTCAACATACACTGATTAACCTTAGTTTTGTTTGACTGTTCTTGGGCCTCTCCATTACCAGGTTATAGGTGCCTCTGACAGTTTCCTGTCTAAGGCTCTGAMGAAGGTGATCATCAAAGATCATCGCAGAAATCTTTTTCTGGGATAGTCACCATGTGAAATGTCGTGGGGTAAGATATTTTAATTTTTATGGATTCCTGAGTTCCTTAGTTGCGGACCTTTGTCCCTTTTTATTGAAATTGGTCTAAAGTGTATCTGGGTGTCTCAGTTGTCTCGTTTCATATTTCCCAGGGGACGTAAGTAAACAATAATGTGGCTCTGGGCACTCCTTCCAATCTGCTTGGCGGTGTTTGGCACTGTGGGAATATGGGTGGTGTGAGTATCTTAACAGACTGGTCTGCTCTCTCCAGCTACTTGTCTAGATATAATAACAGTGTGGTCTTATGCTACGGTACAATGAGATGGTGTRGATGATAATAAATAACAAACAGAAAACCACTGAAGTATTGATATGCTAACGACAGTTCTTGTTCTTCCCAGGTTTGGTATCGCTGTGTCAAATGAGACTGTTAATATCACAGCGAGATTCCCCTACATCAGGTAAGATGGTCTTTACAACACTGTAAAGGGTTTACCCTGAATTCCACTCTGTAACTGGACTATGTCAATAGAGGCACTCCCACAGACCAGTTAAACTGGTATAACCACTAACAAAACATGCTGGGAAATGTTTCTGAGCCCACAATGGCACAATACCATTGACACACTGGTGGCTATTTGTTTTAAAGTCAATATTTCATTACCAAGTCATTTCCAAATGTGTAAATAATTCaaatgtgaatttgtcttccagtgaaTGTGGCAGTTATGATCCACAGAGCTGTATCTTTTCCCAGGTCTGCAACATCTGTGCTGTCTTGAGTAAGTGAATTTATTCAGCACTTTCACGTTGGTTTCATACCACTTTATTATTCTTTCTTGTCTTTTGTGTCACCTCAACCTTCTTCTCCCTtctacaccccctctctctcttttctctctctctctctctctctctctctctctctctctccctctccctatctctgTCAGTTCTGTGGGTTGTGGTGATCCGGTTTCAGCAGGTCAGGGACTATGGTCAGAACAGCAAGGTGAACATCGCCAGTATCGTACTGGGCTTCATCTCATCTCTGGGCATCTCCATCCTCGGCAGCTTTCGGGTATCGCTTTACGATTAKAATAGGATACTATAACTACAGTATTATCGTCATACGAATCTCAATATCGTCCCAATCCTAGCATGTTCCCTTAAAAAGATGCCATATTGACATACCCTGATATACGGTTGACAATATCCTGCCTGGCTCTTTCCCTCTCACCACCATTTCTCTCTCCGTCCACCTCTTTCAGCAATCTGTGTTGTTTGGCATCCATGTGTTCGGGGCTTTTCTGGCCTTCTTTGTGGGCCTGGCCTACTTCTGGTTGCAGGTGTGGCTCACCTACAAAGTCCAGCCCTCTACAGACCGTGGCTGGATGGGGCCTCTCAGAGCTGCCCTCTCTAGCATCTGCACCATCTTGGTCATCACCAGTATCCTTTAACATCAGATCAATCAGCTGAGATACATCAGAGTGAGAGCACAAGGGGAGTGCTCGACGATCCAAGATCAACACAGCTGAATGGTGACCCAGGGTCAACACAGCTAATTGtaaatgataaaaaaaattatcccAAATCATGCTTCTTTACATGAATTTACAGTGAAAACATTGCACATAAAAATAATATCATAAAACTGTATGTCCTCCCTACAAACCGCTATATTTTAGACATTGTCACCTGTTTGGGTTATGCTCCTTGACTCCCCTTTCCTCCTCAGTGGCCATAGGTCTACTCTTTGATACTGGCTACCGCTCAATGGCGTCCATTTCTGAGTGGGCTCTGGTCATGTGCTTCTTTGTCCTATTTGGCCTCTTTGCATCCGAGTTCCGTCACGTCGACTGTCACCTGCTCACCGGGCAGAACCAAGGCCTCAGCYAGACCCAGAGCAGCAACAGTGGTGMGATCATAATGTACAATAGTACAGCCAACGGAACAGTAatgtaataattacataacattTGAACATTCAGCTCTGACTGATGAAGCTCCACTTAACTGTACATATTTGAAACCTATTGTTGAATAAAATCCTACTCTTTTTCTTTGATAAAATACTACTGTCTTTGATGCGGCATCTCCTTAGCTAAACCTTTTTTGTTTGGTTTCTGTTGAGTTTATGGGAAAAGGAGAGTGATTTTTTGGATCTTTGTTCATCTTTTGACTACAGCAGTGGTGGTTgctatgttttctctctctgtaggttgATGGTATTGCTTTCACTGTTACAAGAATCTGTAGGGTGAGGGTGAGAGGCGCTCTACTGTAGTTAGTCCATTCTACCACATGGTGGCACCATCAGGCCATGTAAgtcagcctggcctcagagccatacgAAACATACTTTATGTGTTTCTTAGCACCTCCAAGACGTATGATACCTACTAAGACAGAAACAAAAGGAGGGAGTTCGGTTAGTTGGTCAGTCGGGTGGGGTGTGTAAGTCATGACCTTCTAGCAATCCAAAAGTTGCGTGTTCGAGTTGAGTAGGGGACAACGGATACATTTTTAGTTAACCCGTCCCCTAACCCTTATTCAAAACTttaaggaaaactccacccaaaaactatattttggtatttgtttcattagttcaTTGTAAACATATTCCcacaatgttttgcttgtcagcaatcacaTTTTCAAGATCTTTAACTTTCAAAGTACAGAAATCARCCKcgtatgatgcattttgcttATTAATGGAAAGAAATCATacggggatgatttctgtattttgaa
This window harbors:
- the LOC111980412 gene encoding modulator of macroautophagy TMEM150B-like isoform X1 encodes the protein MWLWALLPICLAVFGIVGIWVVFGIAVSNETVNITDRFPYISECGTYNPQSCIFAQICNVCAILALWVVVIRFQQVRDYGQNSKVNIASIVLGFISCVGISLIGNFQQSVVIGIHLLGAFLTFLVGLAYFWLQVWLCYKAHPFKDRHWVGPLRATFCSICSVLVITMVILHTTSYKSGAAVCEWALVMSFFVLFGLFGSEFRHIDFHQLTVQKQDIISMAHQDMNTGNISTVFI
- the LOC111980412 gene encoding modulator of macroautophagy TMEM150B-like isoform X2, which translates into the protein MWLWALLPICLAVFGIVGIWVVFGIAVSNETVNITDRFPYISECGTYNPQSCIFAQICNVCAILALWVVVIRFQQVRDYGQNSKVNIASIVLGFISCVGISLIGNFQQSVVIGIHLLGAFLTFLVGLAYFWLQVWLCYKAHPFKDRHWVGPLRATFCSICSVLVITMVILHTTSYKSGAAVCEWALVMSFFVLFGLFGSEFRHIDFHQLTVQKQGLKTQSTNGVILFQWHIKT
- the LOC111980243 gene encoding modulator of macroautophagy TMEM150B: MWLWALLPICLAVFGTVGIWVVFGIAVSNETVNITARFPYISECGSYDPQSCIFSQVCNICAVLILWVVVIRFQQVRDYGQNSKVNIASIVLGFISSLGISILGSFRQSVLFGIHVFGAFLAFFVGLAYFWLQVWLTYKVQPSTDRGWMGPLRAALSSICTILVITMAIGLLFDTGYRSMASISEWALVMCFFVLFGLFASEFRHVDCHLLTGQNQGLSXTQSSNSGXIIMYNSTANGTVM